Proteins encoded by one window of Anaerosalibacter sp. Marseille-P3206:
- a CDS encoding YitT family protein has translation MSERIKSFIKDLPILTIGMFIGALAVHFFLIPSKLIVGSITGLSIVINLLTSIPLSLLIFIINAFLLILSYFLIGKEFGVKTIYAALILSPMLAILEKLCPIEQSLMQDQWLDLLCFVLLLSFSQTILFRRNASTGGLDIIAKIVSKYFHIDLGASVSIAGAIICFTAIFVYDIRTVIIGLIGTYLNGLILEHFTIGFYSRKRVCVISKDYQSIRKFIIEDMHRGATLYPIKGGLGSQDNFEIQSIMTRNEFSYLMEFIKKEQIDAFITAGTVSEIYGNLGVKGIKSKPKVLIENK, from the coding sequence ATGAGTGAAAGGATAAAGTCTTTTATTAAGGATTTGCCAATTTTAACAATAGGTATGTTTATTGGAGCATTAGCTGTACATTTCTTCTTGATACCGAGTAAATTAATTGTTGGTTCTATTACTGGTTTATCAATAGTAATTAATTTGCTTACATCAATACCATTGTCATTATTAATTTTTATTATAAACGCATTTTTATTGATTTTATCTTACTTTCTTATCGGGAAAGAATTTGGTGTTAAAACTATATATGCAGCTTTGATTTTGTCACCTATGCTTGCAATACTAGAAAAATTATGTCCAATTGAACAATCATTGATGCAAGATCAGTGGCTAGATCTTTTGTGTTTTGTGTTGCTTTTGAGTTTTTCACAAACCATTTTATTTAGACGCAATGCATCAACTGGTGGTTTAGATATTATAGCTAAAATTGTAAGTAAATATTTTCATATTGATTTAGGCGCATCAGTTTCTATTGCAGGAGCAATTATTTGTTTTACTGCTATTTTTGTGTATGATATAAGGACGGTAATCATAGGATTAATTGGAACTTATCTAAATGGGCTGATATTGGAGCACTTCACGATAGGATTTTATTCTAGAAAAAGGGTTTGTGTTATTTCAAAGGATTACCAGTCGATTCGTAAATTTATAATAGAAGATATGCATAGAGGTGCAACATTATATCCAATTAAAGGGGGATTAGGATCTCAGGACAACTTTGAAATTCAAAGTATAATGACAAGAAATGAATTTTCTTATCTTATGGAATTTATTAAAAAAGAACAAATTGATGCATTTATTACGGCAGGAACAGTTAGTGAAATTTATGGCAATCTTGGAGTAAAGGGAATCAAAAGTAAACCAAAAGTATTAATTGAAAATAAATAA
- a CDS encoding phospho-sugar mutase → MEYKKRYDEWLNNPFFDEETKRELFAIKDDEKEIEDRFYTSLTFGTAGLRGIIGAGTNRMNRYTVSLATQGLADTIISYGQEAMNKGVAIGYDVRHYSKEFASIAAQVLTANGIKVYLFDYLRPTPELSFAIRELKTISGIMITASHNPKDYNGYKVYWKEGSQILDDIAKEILDNINKIEDYSKIKLMDIDVAIESGLLTMIGSEIDDIYLGKVKKLSLNDDIDNNIKIVYSPLNGTGNIPVRRVLKERGFTNVIVVPEQENPDADFSTVGYPNPEDIKAFKYSEALGKKENADILIATDPDCDRVACMVKDENGDFIALNGNQTGALLVNYVLESRHAQNSIPENACIVKSIVTGDLSKAIANKYDVTTIETLTGFKHICGKANEFEVTGEHTFIFGYEESIGYVYSTIVRDKDAVISSMLLAEMAAYYKKRGKTLLDVLHELYEEHGYYSEKLISIVLEGLEGKSRIERIMDSFRAKPIKTIGEINLNRTIDYLNDKTDTPPSNVLKYYLDDGSWYAVRPSGTEPKIKIYIYSKADCEVKSKEKILDIENAVIERINSIE, encoded by the coding sequence ATGGAATATAAAAAAAGATATGATGAATGGTTAAACAATCCTTTTTTTGATGAAGAAACTAAAAGGGAATTATTTGCTATAAAAGATGATGAAAAAGAAATAGAAGATAGGTTTTATACTAGTTTGACTTTTGGTACAGCAGGGCTTAGAGGTATAATAGGTGCTGGAACCAATAGAATGAATAGGTATACTGTTTCACTAGCAACTCAAGGTTTGGCAGATACTATAATATCCTATGGCCAGGAAGCTATGAATAAGGGAGTAGCTATAGGATATGATGTAAGACATTATTCAAAGGAATTTGCAAGTATTGCAGCACAGGTACTTACTGCCAATGGAATAAAAGTGTACTTATTTGATTATTTAAGACCTACTCCAGAACTTTCATTTGCCATAAGAGAACTAAAAACTATTTCAGGTATTATGATAACAGCAAGTCACAATCCTAAGGACTATAATGGATACAAGGTATATTGGAAAGAGGGTTCTCAGATATTAGATGATATTGCCAAAGAAATATTAGATAATATTAATAAAATTGAAGATTATTCAAAGATAAAGCTTATGGATATTGATGTGGCTATTGAAAGTGGCCTTTTGACTATGATAGGTAGTGAAATAGATGATATATATTTGGGAAAAGTGAAAAAACTTTCATTAAATGATGATATAGATAATAATATAAAAATTGTATATAGTCCGTTAAATGGAACTGGAAATATTCCTGTTAGAAGAGTTCTAAAAGAGAGAGGTTTTACAAATGTCATTGTAGTTCCAGAGCAAGAAAATCCAGATGCTGATTTTTCTACGGTTGGATATCCTAATCCTGAAGATATTAAAGCTTTTAAGTATTCAGAAGCACTTGGCAAAAAAGAAAATGCAGATATATTAATTGCTACGGATCCAGATTGCGATAGGGTTGCTTGTATGGTAAAAGATGAAAATGGAGATTTTATAGCTTTAAATGGAAATCAAACTGGAGCATTACTAGTTAATTATGTTTTAGAATCTAGACATGCACAAAACAGTATTCCTGAAAATGCATGTATTGTTAAATCAATAGTTACAGGTGATTTAAGTAAAGCTATAGCTAATAAATACGATGTCACTACAATAGAGACCCTTACAGGTTTTAAACATATTTGTGGCAAGGCCAATGAATTTGAAGTAACAGGTGAACATACTTTTATATTTGGATATGAAGAAAGTATAGGGTATGTTTATAGTACAATTGTTAGGGATAAAGATGCAGTGATTTCTAGTATGTTATTAGCAGAAATGGCTGCATATTACAAGAAGAGAGGTAAAACACTTTTAGATGTTTTACATGAACTATATGAAGAACATGGATATTATAGTGAAAAACTTATTTCAATAGTTTTAGAAGGATTGGAAGGAAAAAGTAGGATAGAGAGGATAATGGACTCTTTTAGGGCTAAACCAATTAAAACTATTGGAGAAATAAATCTTAATAGAACAATTGACTATTTAAATGACAAAACAGATACTCCACCTTCTAATGTACTTAAATATTACTTAGATGATGGCAGTTGGTATGCTGTAAGACCATCTGGTACAGAGCCTAAGATTAAGATATATATATATTCAAAGGCTGACTGTGAAGTAAAATCCAAAGAAAAGATTTTAGATATTGAAAATGCTGTTATAGAAAGAATAAATTCAATAGAATAA
- a CDS encoding sugar phosphate nucleotidyltransferase, which translates to MIEIKAVIMSGGKGTRLRPLTCNIPKPMVPIMNKPVMEYSVNLLKSYGIEDIAVTLHYMPSSIIDYFGNGEQFGVKMNYYIEESPLGTGGSVKNAEEFLDSTFLVVSGDAFTNMDFQKALDFHKKKKSKATLVLKREPIPLEYGVVITDENGRITRFLEKPSWGEVFSDTINTGIYILEPEVLDYYKKGENFDFSKDLFPRLLKDNVPMYGYVTEEYWNDIGDINSYIKTHEDLLNKRVHADFKSEEIEDGIWVGDGTLIERGVQIIPPVYIGKNCIIKNGTVLDSDTVIGDNSYIDNNCSLKRTIMWDTVFLSKDVETRKAIICDSVQIKDHVKLFEGSVIGSSSTVLKRAVVSPNIKIWPHKLIEENTKVNENLVWGSKVSKNIFGSRNIGGNINIDINPEFATRLGSSYATVVSKDGVVIVSSDEHNSSKLVKNSLVSGILSTGAKVIDISDATLPMCRFAVRYFSGNGGIHISSNSNDKNMIQIELINKSGANIDRNFERKIENAFSSEGFTRCNGDRIEDVTRIYSFSSMYIREGRKLLKNESTIKRENPKVMISSISGKILLLARKYLESIGCQVTSRQLENAGESELKAISREVVEGSFDLGLFYSENGENMTLIDDKGNVMDREKFSLLSILMGLKSGELDKIVVPYNFPRVVEDLVRDYGGKVYLTKTNLADLLNEIFKQGSIYQYIINFDAILGTGKILDYLVSYKIKLSDLIEQLPVYYYVKGQVKCPWEEKGRILRYIIENDDNPIETVEGARIVNDKGWVLILPDNEKPIFNIYAEGFSEEYAEELSNLYYEKINEILSER; encoded by the coding sequence GTGATTGAAATTAAAGCAGTAATTATGTCTGGTGGAAAAGGAACTAGACTTAGACCACTTACTTGCAATATTCCAAAACCTATGGTTCCTATTATGAACAAGCCGGTTATGGAGTATTCAGTTAATTTATTGAAAAGTTATGGGATTGAGGATATAGCAGTTACACTACACTATATGCCCTCATCAATTATAGATTATTTTGGTAATGGTGAACAATTTGGTGTTAAGATGAACTATTACATAGAAGAAAGTCCACTTGGTACAGGAGGTAGTGTGAAGAATGCAGAAGAGTTTCTTGACAGTACTTTTTTGGTAGTTAGTGGAGATGCTTTTACAAATATGGATTTTCAAAAGGCATTGGATTTTCATAAAAAGAAGAAATCAAAGGCAACTTTGGTTTTAAAAAGAGAGCCAATTCCTTTGGAATATGGGGTAGTAATAACAGATGAAAATGGTAGAATAACTAGGTTTCTAGAAAAGCCTAGTTGGGGAGAGGTTTTTAGCGATACTATTAATACTGGAATTTACATACTAGAACCTGAAGTGCTAGATTATTATAAAAAAGGTGAAAACTTTGATTTTAGTAAGGATTTATTTCCAAGGCTTTTAAAAGACAATGTTCCTATGTATGGGTATGTAACTGAGGAGTATTGGAATGATATAGGAGATATAAACTCTTATATAAAAACTCATGAAGATTTGTTAAATAAGAGAGTTCATGCTGATTTTAAATCAGAGGAAATAGAGGATGGAATATGGGTAGGAGATGGAACTTTAATTGAAAGAGGTGTTCAAATTATTCCTCCTGTGTATATAGGCAAAAATTGTATTATTAAAAATGGTACTGTATTAGATTCAGATACTGTTATTGGAGACAACTCATATATAGATAATAATTGTTCTTTAAAGAGAACTATTATGTGGGATACAGTTTTTCTATCAAAAGATGTTGAGACAAGAAAAGCTATAATTTGTGATTCTGTGCAAATAAAAGACCATGTTAAATTATTCGAAGGTTCAGTCATAGGTTCATCTTCAACAGTATTAAAGAGAGCTGTTGTAAGTCCTAATATTAAGATTTGGCCTCATAAATTAATTGAAGAAAATACAAAGGTAAATGAAAATTTGGTTTGGGGTTCAAAAGTATCTAAAAATATCTTTGGCTCTAGAAACATTGGTGGAAATATAAATATCGATATCAATCCGGAATTTGCTACTAGACTGGGTTCATCTTATGCTACTGTTGTAAGCAAAGATGGAGTTGTAATAGTAAGTAGTGATGAGCACAATTCATCAAAACTAGTTAAAAACTCACTCGTTTCTGGGATACTATCTACTGGTGCTAAGGTTATTGATATTAGTGATGCAACTCTTCCTATGTGTAGATTTGCTGTAAGGTATTTTAGTGGAAATGGTGGTATTCATATTAGTTCAAATTCCAATGACAAAAATATGATTCAAATAGAATTGATAAATAAGAGCGGTGCCAATATTGATAGAAATTTTGAAAGAAAAATAGAAAATGCCTTTAGTTCAGAAGGTTTTACTAGATGTAATGGAGACAGGATAGAAGATGTAACTAGAATATATAGTTTTTCTTCAATGTACATAAGGGAAGGAAGAAAATTACTCAAAAATGAATCTACTATCAAGAGAGAAAATCCAAAGGTAATGATAAGTTCTATTTCAGGAAAAATTCTCTTATTGGCTAGAAAATACTTAGAAAGCATTGGTTGTCAAGTGACAAGTAGACAATTAGAAAATGCAGGAGAAAGTGAATTAAAAGCTATATCAAGAGAAGTAGTTGAAGGTTCTTTTGATTTGGGATTATTTTATAGTGAAAATGGAGAGAACATGACATTGATTGACGATAAGGGCAATGTCATGGATAGAGAAAAATTCTCCTTATTGTCAATTCTCATGGGGCTTAAGAGTGGAGAGTTAGACAAAATAGTTGTACCATACAATTTTCCAAGAGTAGTAGAGGATTTGGTTAGAGATTATGGTGGTAAGGTTTATCTTACTAAGACCAATTTAGCTGATTTATTAAATGAGATTTTTAAACAAGGCAGTATATATCAGTATATTATTAATTTTGATGCCATTTTAGGAACAGGGAAAATATTAGATTATTTAGTTTCATATAAAATAAAATTAAGTGACTTGATTGAACAATTGCCTGTTTACTACTACGTTAAAGGTCAGGTCAAATGCCCTTGGGAAGAAAAAGGTAGAATACTTAGATACATTATAGAAAATGATGATAATCCTATTGAAACTGTTGAAGGTGCAAGAATTGTAAATGATAAAGGATGGGTACTAATATTACCTGACAATGAAAAACCAATATTCAATATTTACGCAGAAGGTTTTTCTGAAGAATATGCTGAAGAACTATCAAATCTTTATTATGAAAAGATAAATGAAATATTAAGTGAAAGGTAA